The proteins below are encoded in one region of Segatella copri:
- a CDS encoding ATP-binding protein: MIVRPKRIYRKRIPYGMQNFEDVIKEDCYYVDKTPFIEQIEESNKYFFFIRPRRFGKTLTLSMLENYYDINKKDKFEEIFGKLYIGQNPTPEHNTYLIIHLNFAEVAAGLDDYKNGLDNHCRLVFNFFCDIYAHILPANTKEGMEKLTDAVSQLRFLCQKCQEVGKKIYLFIDEYDNFTNMILAHEEHLMRYRNQTHGEGYLRQFFNTIKGAAGNTLGRVFVTGVSPVTMDDLTSGFNIGTNYSLSPKFNEMTGFTEEEVREMLDYYRSVLPFNHTTDELIKVMKPWYDNYCFAVKSYGKTTMYNSVMVLNFISNYIDNEYDIPDSMVETNIRIDYDKLRMLIRHDKEFAHDASIIQQLVTQGFVIGTLNENFPAERINDPDNFLSLLFYFGMVTIDGTYKGETKFIIPNEVVRDQMYTYLLDTYKENDLVYDRYSKGKLESKLAYDGQFKPYFEYIADCLMKYSSQRDKQKGEAFVHGFTLAMTSQNKFYRPISELDNDGGYADIFLSPLCDIYKDMVDSYIIELKYCKSQTTDEQVKKLFEEASAQISRYADSDMVREAVKTTKLHKLVVIYRGAEMVACEEI; the protein is encoded by the coding sequence ATGATAGTAAGACCAAAGCGCATTTATCGCAAGCGCATACCATACGGCATGCAGAATTTTGAGGATGTCATAAAAGAGGATTGTTACTATGTGGACAAGACTCCTTTCATAGAGCAAATAGAAGAATCCAACAAGTATTTCTTCTTCATTCGCCCTCGCCGTTTCGGCAAGACACTTACCCTCTCCATGCTTGAGAATTACTATGACATCAACAAGAAAGACAAGTTTGAGGAAATCTTTGGCAAGCTATACATCGGGCAGAATCCTACACCAGAGCATAATACATATCTCATCATCCACCTCAATTTTGCCGAGGTGGCAGCAGGATTGGATGATTATAAGAATGGACTGGACAACCATTGTCGCCTTGTATTCAATTTCTTCTGTGACATCTATGCACATATTCTTCCTGCCAATACCAAGGAAGGAATGGAAAAGTTAACAGATGCAGTGTCTCAACTGAGGTTTCTTTGCCAGAAATGCCAGGAGGTGGGAAAGAAGATTTATCTCTTCATCGATGAGTACGACAACTTCACCAACATGATTCTCGCCCATGAGGAGCATCTTATGAGGTATCGCAACCAGACCCACGGAGAGGGATACTTGCGCCAGTTCTTCAACACCATCAAGGGTGCTGCTGGCAATACCCTGGGCAGAGTGTTCGTCACGGGAGTAAGCCCTGTGACCATGGATGACCTGACCAGCGGATTCAACATCGGAACCAACTACTCCCTAAGCCCAAAATTCAATGAGATGACGGGCTTCACGGAAGAAGAAGTCAGAGAGATGCTGGATTATTACCGCAGCGTCCTGCCGTTCAATCACACCACCGATGAGCTGATCAAGGTGATGAAGCCTTGGTACGACAACTATTGCTTTGCCGTCAAGAGCTATGGCAAGACCACGATGTACAACTCCGTGATGGTGCTCAATTTCATTAGCAACTATATAGATAATGAGTACGACATCCCCGACTCCATGGTGGAGACCAACATCCGTATCGACTATGACAAGTTGCGAATGCTCATCCGCCACGACAAGGAGTTCGCCCACGACGCCAGCATCATCCAGCAGTTGGTAACCCAGGGATTCGTGATAGGCACGCTCAACGAGAACTTCCCTGCCGAGCGAATCAACGACCCAGACAACTTCCTCAGCCTGCTGTTCTATTTTGGCATGGTGACGATAGATGGAACATACAAGGGTGAGACCAAGTTCATCATCCCGAATGAGGTGGTGCGAGACCAGATGTACACCTACCTGCTCGACACCTACAAGGAGAACGACTTGGTATATGATAGATATAGCAAGGGTAAACTGGAGAGCAAACTGGCATACGATGGGCAATTCAAGCCATACTTTGAGTATATCGCCGACTGCCTGATGAAGTACTCCTCCCAGCGAGACAAGCAGAAGGGAGAGGCTTTCGTGCATGGCTTCACCTTGGCGATGACAAGCCAGAACAAGTTCTATCGCCCTATCTCTGAGCTGGACAATGACGGCGGCTATGCCGACATCTTTCTCTCTCCGCTCTGTGACATCTACAAGGACATGGTAGATTCATATATCATCGAGTTGAAATATTGCAAGAGCCAAACCACAGATGAGCAAGTGAAAAAGCTCTTCGAGGAGGCTTCAGCTCAAATCTCTCGCTATGCGGACAGTGATATGGTCAGAGAGGCAGTAAAGACTACAAAGCTCCACAAGCTGGTTGTTATCTACCGCGGAGCGGAAATGGTGGCTTGCGAGGAGATATAA
- a CDS encoding DUF7724 family protein, translating to MDNVNLSSEALLSNQGDMTSFRYSNSNIQFRTPKCLKRYTEVKEWDNEYIVCIGHSCYWAGNKPDLPVLTCFLRTDRIDAST from the coding sequence ATGGACAACGTGAATCTTTCATCAGAAGCATTACTCTCCAATCAGGGAGATATGACTTCATTTAGATATAGCAATAGTAATATCCAATTTCGTACTCCAAAATGCCTCAAACGATACACAGAGGTCAAGGAATGGGATAATGAATATATTGTTTGTATAGGGCATTCTTGCTATTGGGCAGGTAACAAACCTGACCTCCCAGTGCTTACTTGCTTCCTAAGGACAGATCGAATAGATGCCTCTACTTAA